Proteins encoded within one genomic window of Hyalangium minutum:
- a CDS encoding class I SAM-dependent methyltransferase yields MDPTGFYDGLAERYHLIFMDWAASRERQGAILDGLIRAALGDGQKEVMDASCGIGTQALGLAARGHRVFASDISPVSIARAEQEATAAGLKLTGFAVADMRTLSEQIHQRFDVVLSCDNALPHLLEDTELAAAAHHLHTVLNPGGLLIATIRDYDAVESKPGASVPTEMRVLGEGESRRITFQVWTWAADGRSYEVELFILQPQGEGWSTTSVRTRYRALKREELSRALTAAGFREVRWHMPQESGFYQPLVTARRVS; encoded by the coding sequence ATGGATCCGACCGGCTTCTATGATGGGCTCGCCGAGCGATACCACCTCATCTTCATGGACTGGGCCGCCTCGCGCGAGCGCCAGGGAGCGATCCTGGACGGCCTGATTCGGGCGGCGCTCGGAGATGGCCAGAAGGAAGTAATGGACGCGAGCTGCGGGATCGGCACTCAGGCACTGGGGCTCGCGGCACGGGGGCATCGTGTCTTCGCCTCGGACATCAGCCCCGTGTCCATTGCACGCGCCGAGCAAGAAGCCACTGCCGCAGGCCTGAAGCTGACGGGGTTCGCCGTGGCGGACATGCGCACGCTGAGCGAGCAGATCCACCAGCGCTTCGACGTGGTGCTGAGCTGTGACAACGCCCTGCCCCATTTGCTCGAGGACACGGAGCTTGCCGCCGCAGCTCACCACCTTCACACCGTGCTGAATCCGGGAGGCCTGCTCATCGCCACCATCCGCGACTACGACGCGGTGGAGTCCAAGCCCGGCGCGTCGGTACCTACGGAGATGCGAGTCCTCGGAGAAGGCGAGTCTCGGCGCATCACGTTCCAGGTGTGGACCTGGGCCGCCGATGGCCGCAGCTACGAAGTGGAGCTGTTCATCCTCCAACCCCAAGGCGAAGGCTGGAGCACCACGAGCGTTCGCACCCGCTACCGCGCACTCAAACGCGAGGAACTGAGCCGCGCACTCACGGCCGCCGGGTTCCGCGAGGTGCGCTGGCACATGCCGCAGGAGAGCGGCTTCTACCAACCCCTCGTCACCGCTCGGCGCGTGAGCTGA
- a CDS encoding AAA family ATPase, producing MSELLSPAEVQGAAEVAAQLKKGLNQVLLDQESVVEQVVVAVLARGHVLLEGLPGLGKTELCKAMARLLALPFRRIQFTPDLLPGDITGTYVLEGEGRREFTFREGPLFASVVLADEINRSSPKTQSALLEAMQERSVTVLGQTRALPDPFFVLATQNPIELEGTYPLPEAQLDRFLFRVQVPPVGAKTLSTLLTTRVRGAPPALPSVLDGESLGRLFAATDRVHLPGPVADFIGRLVEASDPRQAHAPDSVRRFVRYGASPRAALGLAAAGRALALLRGKPNVGFDEVTTVAPAILNHRLVLAYEASLEKVSSTEVIRALLQAVPEVPRA from the coding sequence GTGTCTGAGCTTCTGAGCCCCGCCGAAGTCCAGGGGGCGGCGGAGGTTGCGGCCCAGCTGAAGAAGGGCCTCAACCAGGTGCTGCTCGATCAAGAGTCCGTGGTCGAGCAGGTCGTGGTCGCGGTGCTCGCGCGAGGCCACGTGCTGCTCGAGGGCCTGCCGGGTCTCGGCAAGACAGAGCTGTGCAAGGCGATGGCGCGGCTGCTGGCGCTGCCCTTCCGCCGCATCCAGTTCACCCCGGACCTGCTGCCCGGCGACATCACCGGCACCTACGTGCTGGAGGGAGAGGGCCGCCGCGAGTTCACCTTCCGCGAGGGCCCCCTGTTCGCCAGCGTTGTCCTCGCGGACGAGATCAACCGCTCCAGCCCCAAGACGCAGTCCGCGCTGCTGGAGGCGATGCAGGAGCGGAGCGTGACGGTGCTCGGGCAGACGCGCGCGCTGCCGGATCCGTTCTTCGTGCTGGCCACGCAGAACCCCATCGAGCTGGAGGGCACCTACCCGCTGCCCGAGGCGCAGCTCGATCGCTTCCTCTTCCGCGTCCAGGTGCCGCCCGTAGGGGCCAAGACGCTGAGCACCCTGCTCACCACCCGCGTGCGCGGCGCGCCTCCCGCGCTCCCGTCCGTGCTCGACGGCGAGAGCCTGGGGCGCCTCTTCGCCGCGACGGACCGGGTGCACCTGCCCGGGCCCGTGGCCGACTTCATCGGCCGCCTGGTGGAGGCCAGCGACCCGCGTCAGGCCCACGCTCCGGACTCGGTGCGCCGGTTCGTTCGCTATGGGGCCTCGCCTCGTGCCGCGCTGGGACTCGCCGCTGCTGGCCGGGCGCTGGCGCTGCTCCGGGGCAAGCCCAACGTGGGCTTCGACGAGGTGACGACTGTGGCGCCCGCCATCCTCAACCACCGGCTCGTGCTCGCCTACGAGGCCTCGCTGGAGAAGGTGTCCTCCACCGAGGTCATCCGCGCGCTGCTCCAGGCTGTGCCCGAGGTGCCACGTGCGTAG
- a CDS encoding ABC transporter ATP-binding protein: protein MSLLQVKGLRRDFGSLRAVDDVTFELAAGTILGFIGPNGAGKSTTMRIIATLDTPSAGEVLLDGQSVVDTPDKARPLIGYMPDRYGTYDDVTVWEFLDFFARAYGLKGAARKKRVDSVMEFTGLVPLKDKLTSALSKGMRQRVALGRTLLHDPKLLILDEPADGLDPRARIELRELLRALADQGKAVLISSHILTELAEICDTCAIIEQGKLLATGKVADLLAQSQTGAGTELTIRLAVGAEGEAAYERAERVVLEQPRVGQVSREPGQLRVRLELEAGATRTQMDEAAARLLAALVTAGVPVCAFSHRELNLEDAFMTVTKGRVA, encoded by the coding sequence ATGAGCCTGTTGCAGGTGAAGGGGCTGCGGCGCGACTTTGGCTCGCTGCGCGCGGTAGATGACGTGACGTTCGAGCTGGCGGCGGGCACCATCCTGGGCTTCATCGGGCCCAACGGCGCGGGCAAGAGCACCACCATGCGCATCATCGCCACGCTGGACACGCCCAGTGCGGGCGAGGTGCTGCTGGATGGGCAGTCCGTGGTGGACACGCCGGACAAGGCCCGGCCGCTGATCGGCTACATGCCGGACCGCTACGGCACTTATGACGACGTCACCGTGTGGGAGTTCCTCGACTTCTTCGCCCGGGCATACGGCCTGAAGGGTGCGGCGCGGAAGAAGCGGGTGGATTCGGTGATGGAGTTCACGGGGCTGGTTCCACTGAAGGACAAGCTCACCAGCGCGCTGTCCAAGGGCATGCGGCAGCGCGTGGCGCTCGGGCGGACGCTGCTGCATGACCCCAAGCTGCTCATCCTGGACGAGCCGGCGGACGGCCTGGATCCGCGCGCCCGCATCGAGCTGCGCGAGCTGCTGCGGGCCCTGGCGGATCAGGGCAAGGCGGTCCTCATCTCCAGCCACATCCTCACGGAGCTGGCGGAGATCTGCGATACGTGCGCCATCATCGAGCAGGGCAAGCTGCTGGCCACGGGCAAGGTGGCGGACCTGCTGGCGCAGAGCCAGACGGGGGCCGGCACGGAGCTGACGATCCGGCTGGCGGTGGGCGCGGAGGGCGAGGCGGCCTACGAGCGCGCCGAGCGGGTGGTGCTGGAGCAGCCTCGGGTGGGGCAGGTGTCGCGAGAGCCTGGGCAGCTGCGCGTGCGGCTGGAACTGGAGGCGGGCGCGACGCGGACCCAAATGGATGAGGCGGCTGCGCGGCTGCTGGCGGCGCTGGTGACGGCGGGGGTGCCGGTCTGCGCCTTCAGCCACCGGGAGCTGAACCTCGAGGATGCCTTCATGACGGTGACGAAGGGGAGGGTCGCGTGA
- a CDS encoding ABC transporter permease produces MSAPVETVGAKGSLSERLGDRINPLVVKEIRQGLRTRMFWVCFGLMLLACVLLSLMAYADVKDGGYRARGNTYFFTYFVCLGLVHFFVIPYSAYRSLAREREDETWVLLALTGLGPRRILRGKVTSFLAQAALYASAVGPFLLFSYYLNGIDLPTILLVLVLGAAWLVFLTVLGVCAATLADARLGRAFVHFLVLGLLASGVAQGLGGAFALSEGGSRLMREREFFSVIGVALWLMLSYGWLLFEAAAARLSLVTEDYSRGPRRALIIQVLVSAAIVVGLWANQSHEREVAVIAGVAGCMHLTLCGLFVVSDVDGQARALRSSTRPWSLLRPGAVRGFRLMVLLIAGWSIFCALLGLSSDDVQSNWRSLIYVTLAAAAYPVLYFAVAILVAKMPRSDRLSSPAAVRVLFISLAGLGAVLPPLLALLVDEPADNGLINLLNPIVGLVNFGQHDYGTDLPKMTVELLCFVCGVAALAAFAADRTLIEREQRVHTS; encoded by the coding sequence GTGAGCGCGCCCGTGGAGACCGTGGGGGCCAAGGGCTCGCTCAGCGAGCGGCTGGGAGACCGCATCAACCCCCTGGTGGTGAAGGAGATCCGCCAGGGCCTGCGCACCCGCATGTTCTGGGTGTGCTTCGGGCTGATGTTGCTGGCGTGCGTGCTGCTGTCGCTGATGGCGTACGCGGACGTGAAGGACGGTGGGTACCGGGCGCGCGGGAACACGTACTTCTTCACCTACTTCGTGTGCCTGGGGCTGGTGCACTTCTTCGTCATTCCGTACAGCGCGTACCGCTCGCTGGCGCGCGAGCGCGAGGACGAGACGTGGGTGTTGCTGGCGCTCACGGGGCTGGGGCCCCGGCGCATCCTGCGGGGCAAGGTGACATCCTTCCTGGCGCAGGCGGCGCTGTACGCCTCGGCAGTGGGGCCCTTCCTGCTGTTCAGCTACTACCTCAACGGCATCGACCTGCCGACCATCCTCCTGGTGCTGGTGCTAGGGGCAGCGTGGCTGGTGTTCCTCACGGTGCTCGGGGTGTGCGCGGCGACGCTGGCGGACGCGCGGCTGGGGCGGGCGTTCGTGCACTTCCTGGTGCTGGGCCTGCTGGCCAGCGGCGTGGCGCAGGGGCTGGGCGGGGCGTTCGCGCTCAGCGAGGGCGGCTCGCGGCTGATGCGCGAGCGCGAGTTCTTCTCCGTCATCGGCGTCGCGCTGTGGCTGATGCTCAGCTATGGGTGGCTGCTGTTCGAGGCGGCGGCGGCGCGGCTGTCGCTGGTGACGGAGGACTACTCCCGAGGGCCTCGGCGGGCGCTCATCATTCAGGTGCTGGTGAGCGCGGCGATCGTGGTGGGACTGTGGGCGAATCAGTCACATGAGCGCGAGGTCGCGGTGATAGCTGGCGTGGCCGGGTGCATGCACCTGACGCTGTGCGGGCTCTTCGTGGTCTCGGACGTGGATGGACAGGCGCGGGCGCTGCGGTCGTCGACGCGGCCCTGGAGTCTGCTGCGGCCTGGGGCGGTGCGCGGCTTCCGGCTCATGGTGTTGCTGATCGCGGGCTGGTCCATCTTCTGCGCGCTCTTGGGGCTGAGCTCGGATGACGTGCAGAGCAACTGGCGCTCGTTGATCTACGTCACCCTGGCGGCGGCTGCATACCCCGTCCTCTACTTCGCGGTGGCCATCCTGGTGGCGAAGATGCCGCGCTCGGATCGGTTGAGCTCTCCGGCGGCGGTGCGGGTGCTGTTCATATCGCTGGCGGGCCTGGGCGCGGTGCTGCCGCCGCTGTTGGCGCTGCTGGTGGACGAGCCTGCGGACAACGGCCTCATCAACCTGCTCAACCCCATCGTGGGCCTGGTGAACTTCGGGCAGCACGACTACGGGACAGATCTGCCGAAGATGACGGTGGAGTTGCTGTGCTTCGTCTGCGGGGTGGCCGCGCTCGCCGCCTTCGCTGCGGATCGCACCCTGATCGAGCGAGAGCAGCGGGTCCACACCTCGTGA
- a CDS encoding DUF58 domain-containing protein: MSAADESEVARLAPGLALALPRVPHRGRVGEVRASSAGSSLELHDFRVYQPGDDLRQVDWNAVARTGEIILRVRQDEVSPRVEVLVDASRSMALSPAKEARAREVALLAVEVAALQGLTPTLLTTSARPERTQGQVCRSALRASAFDAKDDLGAALGRMPPLRPCGLRVVVSDFLFEADLSGLMARLARGASALFVVQVLDAEDLDPTGGEGARLVDAESGAALEELLTEDVLAAYARRFAEHQRALRAAAARARATLVTAPAPERLSTLVRGPLRPLFVSGGAA, encoded by the coding sequence GTGAGCGCGGCGGACGAGAGCGAGGTGGCTCGGCTGGCGCCGGGGTTGGCGCTGGCGCTGCCTCGGGTGCCTCACCGGGGGCGGGTAGGCGAGGTGCGCGCCTCGTCCGCGGGCTCCTCGTTGGAACTGCACGACTTCCGGGTGTACCAGCCTGGGGATGACCTGCGGCAGGTGGACTGGAACGCGGTGGCGCGGACGGGGGAGATCATCCTCCGGGTGCGGCAGGACGAGGTGTCTCCGCGAGTAGAGGTGCTGGTGGATGCGTCGCGCTCCATGGCGTTGAGCCCGGCGAAGGAGGCGCGAGCGCGGGAGGTGGCGCTGCTGGCGGTGGAGGTGGCGGCGCTGCAGGGACTGACGCCCACGCTGCTCACCACGAGCGCCCGGCCGGAGCGGACACAGGGGCAGGTGTGCCGCTCGGCGCTGCGGGCGTCGGCGTTCGATGCGAAGGATGATCTGGGAGCCGCACTCGGGAGGATGCCGCCGCTGCGGCCGTGTGGCCTGCGGGTGGTGGTGAGCGACTTCCTCTTCGAGGCGGACTTGTCTGGGCTGATGGCTCGGCTGGCGCGAGGGGCCTCGGCGCTGTTCGTGGTGCAGGTGCTGGACGCGGAGGACCTGGATCCCACGGGAGGCGAGGGGGCGCGGCTGGTGGACGCGGAGAGCGGCGCGGCGTTGGAGGAACTGCTGACCGAGGACGTGCTGGCCGCCTACGCACGCCGCTTCGCCGAGCACCAGCGCGCGCTGCGGGCTGCAGCGGCTCGGGCGAGGGCGACCCTGGTGACAGCGCCCGCACCGGAGCGGCTGAGCACGCTGGTGCGAGGCCCGCTGCGGCCGCTCTTCGTATCGGGAGGAGCGGCGTGA
- a CDS encoding BatA domain-containing protein, whose product MSFGFPWGLLALGALVPLAAAYFLRRRQKPVTVSALFLWRTPRPRAEAGPRFERFTRESSLLLEALAVVAAALFLADVRFSEDTRARHVVLVVDGSLSLSARGADGVTVLERVRREAARRVEEERATRVTVLASGSVPRAIAGPEAEPSRALGALESFQALGADHDVTATLLWAQELAGPGRRVHFFTDVLPAEGAVVPPAVRWTALGTVRDNVALVSAQRRDEGTKATVTLRVARFGGPDSVEVRVRAQPGPGAKEGTEQREVVRLPTEGAATVRFTFENAGDVEVMLPDDALPEDGQARLVPSAVRRVRVALAEGLEPRTKQALERFLSVAPDVETAAGEGALIVGPRGTTARVTVGAGGTLRTFLGPFFSEKGHPLLDDVQLAGVRWTAGDNPPGRALITAGDAVLLAEEDGRVHVNLELSRSNLQRTPAWPVLLGNLLREAQRTREGFPRRHLTLGEPLPVVTQPGARYTLEGPLGEKPVFGAGSLTLPAPPVPGRYTLERDGEPVDATEVLALDARESDLRARSSGEREATAAEKEESSTGSSSRARWPLLVLLGALLADFYVTRRK is encoded by the coding sequence GTGAGCTTTGGCTTCCCATGGGGGCTGCTGGCGCTGGGGGCGTTGGTGCCACTGGCGGCGGCGTACTTCCTGCGGCGGCGGCAGAAGCCGGTGACGGTGAGCGCGCTGTTCCTGTGGCGCACGCCTCGGCCACGCGCGGAGGCGGGTCCGCGCTTCGAGCGCTTCACGCGGGAGTCCTCGCTGCTGCTGGAGGCGCTGGCGGTGGTGGCGGCGGCGCTGTTCCTGGCGGACGTGCGCTTCAGCGAGGACACGCGGGCGCGGCACGTGGTGCTGGTGGTGGATGGGAGCCTCTCGTTGTCGGCGCGAGGGGCGGATGGGGTGACGGTGCTGGAGCGGGTACGCCGGGAGGCGGCCAGGCGGGTGGAGGAGGAGCGCGCCACGCGGGTGACGGTGCTGGCGAGCGGCTCGGTGCCTCGGGCGATCGCGGGCCCGGAGGCGGAGCCCTCGCGGGCGCTGGGAGCGTTGGAGTCCTTTCAGGCGCTGGGGGCGGACCACGACGTGACGGCCACGCTGCTGTGGGCGCAGGAACTGGCGGGGCCGGGACGTCGGGTGCACTTCTTCACGGACGTGCTGCCAGCCGAGGGTGCGGTGGTGCCTCCGGCGGTGCGGTGGACGGCGCTGGGGACGGTTCGGGACAACGTGGCGCTCGTGTCGGCGCAGCGGCGGGACGAGGGCACGAAGGCGACGGTGACGCTGCGGGTGGCACGGTTTGGCGGGCCGGACTCGGTGGAGGTGCGGGTACGCGCGCAGCCGGGGCCGGGAGCGAAGGAGGGGACCGAGCAGCGCGAGGTGGTGCGGCTGCCCACGGAAGGTGCGGCGACTGTGCGCTTCACCTTTGAGAACGCGGGCGATGTGGAGGTGATGTTGCCGGACGACGCGCTGCCGGAGGATGGGCAGGCTCGGCTGGTGCCCTCGGCGGTGCGTCGGGTGCGTGTGGCGCTGGCGGAGGGACTGGAGCCGCGGACGAAGCAGGCGCTGGAGCGCTTCCTATCGGTGGCACCCGATGTGGAGACGGCGGCCGGGGAGGGCGCGCTGATCGTGGGGCCGAGGGGCACGACCGCGAGAGTGACGGTGGGGGCGGGGGGCACGCTGCGGACATTCCTGGGGCCGTTCTTCTCGGAGAAGGGGCACCCGCTGCTGGACGACGTGCAGCTCGCGGGTGTGCGGTGGACGGCGGGAGACAATCCACCGGGCCGGGCGCTCATCACGGCGGGGGACGCGGTGCTGCTGGCCGAGGAGGACGGGCGGGTGCACGTCAACCTGGAACTGTCGCGTTCGAATCTGCAGCGCACGCCCGCGTGGCCCGTGCTGCTGGGCAACCTGCTGCGCGAGGCCCAGCGCACGCGGGAGGGATTCCCGCGCAGGCATCTGACGCTGGGAGAGCCCCTGCCGGTGGTGACGCAGCCAGGGGCGCGCTACACGCTGGAGGGCCCGCTGGGAGAGAAGCCAGTCTTCGGAGCGGGCTCGTTGACCCTGCCTGCGCCGCCCGTGCCGGGCCGCTACACGCTGGAGCGGGATGGAGAGCCGGTGGACGCGACGGAGGTGCTGGCGCTGGACGCACGCGAGTCGGATCTGCGCGCGAGGAGCAGCGGCGAGCGGGAGGCCACTGCGGCGGAGAAAGAGGAGAGCAGCACGGGCTCATCGAGCCGGGCGCGCTGGCCCCTGCTGGTGTTGCTGGGAGCGCTGTTGGCGGACTTCTACGTCACACGGCGGAAGTAG
- a CDS encoding serine/threonine protein kinase, with amino-acid sequence MDVPLLDADADVRSLPHGTRVGPWRLKGGRGIGAYGAVYRAERVGHEEAGDAALKMALHPRDPRFKREAEMLRRTRHPNVPRLLDSGEWRHPNGFHHPFIVMERIDGEPLYAWAERRNPDTRQVLRLLAQAARALQATHEAGGVHRDVKGDNVLVRPVDEWLFLMDFGAGDYVGAERLTASRLPPGTPPYRSPEAWAASRNPWRKPHERYVAGPADDVFALGVMAYRLVTDEYPPFTDASSEEGQCWQPGGSGPRPPSEVNSRVGPELDAVIQRMLSLNPKKRGTAQELAEVMEQSAAQVRSVSGEGLFQWETPQSSAWSHGEATDVERLGHRLRRRNRKAVLAAVDADATKRATVHRQQAVAGAKTALRGEREVLRAQGLSGFALMAATALAVLLLWLQQRESLSSQEGVPVARGTRSGEQRDGGVTHVGDTAVSAVSSGEQSPMGKGVAVEAPPKPFPGQLRPDLNGRCRKGQYSINGGCWLRVEVSDLEDCKGVKNGVEFEQSCYTPIFPSKREPTSAPVSPVEPER; translated from the coding sequence ATGGACGTGCCGCTGCTCGATGCGGATGCGGACGTGAGGAGCCTTCCGCATGGGACGAGGGTTGGACCCTGGCGGCTGAAGGGGGGACGGGGTATCGGGGCTTACGGCGCCGTGTACCGCGCTGAGCGGGTGGGCCACGAGGAAGCGGGAGATGCTGCCCTCAAGATGGCCCTCCACCCCAGGGATCCTCGCTTCAAGAGGGAAGCAGAGATGCTGAGGCGGACGCGTCATCCGAATGTACCGCGCCTGCTCGACAGCGGAGAGTGGCGGCATCCGAACGGCTTCCACCATCCGTTCATCGTGATGGAGCGCATCGATGGTGAGCCACTCTACGCGTGGGCCGAGCGCCGCAACCCGGACACGAGGCAGGTGCTGCGGTTGTTGGCTCAGGCCGCTCGGGCCCTGCAAGCTACGCATGAGGCGGGGGGAGTGCACCGGGACGTCAAGGGCGACAATGTCCTGGTTCGGCCCGTGGATGAATGGCTCTTCCTGATGGACTTCGGAGCGGGGGATTACGTGGGAGCAGAGCGGTTGACCGCCTCCCGCCTGCCGCCAGGAACTCCGCCCTACCGCAGCCCTGAGGCGTGGGCCGCCAGCAGAAACCCCTGGAGGAAGCCGCACGAGCGATATGTTGCCGGGCCCGCCGATGATGTGTTCGCCTTGGGTGTCATGGCCTACCGGTTGGTGACAGACGAGTATCCGCCCTTCACGGATGCGAGCAGCGAAGAGGGCCAGTGCTGGCAACCTGGGGGCAGTGGGCCTCGGCCGCCAAGCGAGGTGAATTCCCGAGTGGGCCCCGAACTGGATGCCGTCATCCAACGCATGCTGTCGCTGAACCCGAAGAAGCGGGGAACCGCCCAGGAGTTGGCGGAGGTAATGGAGCAGAGCGCCGCGCAGGTCCGTTCCGTGTCGGGCGAAGGCTTGTTCCAGTGGGAGACGCCGCAGTCCTCTGCATGGTCCCACGGGGAGGCGACCGACGTCGAGCGGCTCGGGCATCGCTTGCGGCGAAGAAACAGGAAGGCGGTGCTCGCGGCGGTGGACGCGGACGCCACCAAGAGAGCAACGGTCCATCGTCAGCAGGCAGTGGCAGGCGCCAAGACCGCGCTGCGTGGTGAGCGCGAGGTGTTGAGGGCACAGGGCCTGTCTGGGTTCGCCTTGATGGCGGCGACGGCCCTGGCGGTCCTGTTGTTATGGCTGCAGCAGCGGGAGTCCCTGAGTTCCCAGGAGGGAGTACCTGTTGCTCGCGGCACGCGCTCGGGGGAGCAGCGCGATGGAGGAGTCACCCACGTAGGGGACACCGCAGTGTCCGCTGTCTCCTCTGGTGAGCAGTCTCCGATGGGCAAGGGTGTTGCGGTCGAAGCGCCGCCCAAGCCTTTCCCAGGCCAGCTCAGGCCTGATCTCAACGGCCGCTGCCGGAAGGGGCAGTATTCGATCAACGGAGGGTGTTGGCTGAGAGTGGAGGTGAGTGACTTGGAGGACTGCAAAGGCGTCAAAAACGGCGTTGAGTTCGAGCAGTCCTGCTACACGCCGATTTTCCCTTCCAAACGAGAGCCGACCTCTGCTCCCGTGAGTCCCGTAGAACCGGAGCGTTGA
- a CDS encoding DUF4261 domain-containing protein has translation MSLQLLLPRPLRLDVNVLSRTLQGFHPSLSGARFEFDRQASTTMGAEVGVARWGKHGVQVVVFSKPMPGAVVELCVGPAHFGADLKEQARAHAAHALLFYAGEEPDRLEQFVALGLVAVALAKEGALVVLNESAHTSFPAQALIPEEGEDLLELLRTMPLTALYVGFVKLEVEGEAGVWMRTYGAPMLGLPELAWHARSHAEGEETFGMFSGLLDYLRTSGRSFSDGHTAEWNGRHVKLRLPRGRETKFLDTEGQLFVLEPQK, from the coding sequence TTGAGCCTCCAGCTCCTGCTTCCCCGCCCGCTGCGGCTGGACGTGAATGTGCTGTCGCGGACGCTCCAGGGGTTTCACCCCTCGCTCTCCGGCGCGCGCTTCGAGTTCGACCGGCAGGCGAGCACCACGATGGGCGCCGAGGTCGGCGTGGCGCGGTGGGGCAAGCACGGGGTGCAGGTGGTGGTGTTCAGCAAGCCGATGCCGGGGGCGGTGGTGGAGCTGTGCGTGGGGCCAGCGCACTTCGGGGCCGACTTGAAGGAACAGGCCCGGGCGCATGCGGCGCACGCGCTGCTGTTCTACGCGGGGGAGGAGCCGGACCGGCTGGAACAGTTCGTGGCACTGGGGCTGGTGGCGGTGGCGCTGGCGAAGGAGGGGGCGCTGGTGGTGCTGAACGAGAGCGCGCACACCTCGTTCCCGGCGCAGGCGTTGATTCCAGAGGAGGGAGAGGACCTGCTGGAACTGCTGCGGACGATGCCGCTCACGGCGCTCTACGTAGGCTTCGTAAAGCTGGAAGTGGAGGGGGAGGCGGGGGTGTGGATGCGGACATATGGAGCGCCGATGCTGGGGCTGCCGGAGCTGGCCTGGCACGCGCGGAGCCACGCCGAGGGAGAAGAGACGTTCGGGATGTTCTCCGGCCTGCTGGATTATCTGCGGACGTCCGGGCGGAGCTTCTCGGACGGGCACACGGCGGAGTGGAACGGCCGCCACGTGAAGCTCCGACTGCCGCGCGGCAGGGAGACGAAGTTCCTCGACACTGAGGGCCAGTTGTTCGTGCTGGAGCCCCAGAAGTGA
- a CDS encoding HEAT repeat domain-containing protein has product MTRLFPRMNVLPTLALTVGLLAPALALAEPPASSSEAPTLKAGTCSVEGLMGSIRRGLGSKSEAYKLYLRTLLRESAVNLPLPELQAAFEREYDPVMVEHLAAALVARTERGLEDEAMQAVAKRALEDRDPSLRAATIRALRRTGALERTGDMYERLVRDPSPEVRQEAATNLVEDNRHVYGGRDARAADTAVAAAAAVASSDPKVTTQILGQLMTGEISAGSARTLEQLLRSDSAEIRAAASTALGGVPVAEMTNARQALLGMYRGEQDTAVRKSILQSIAQLGFAGAVPELQRLRGVDPSLAPEIDSWIRVLNMNLQDWSLIQREKQRLQQAR; this is encoded by the coding sequence ATGACCCGCCTCTTCCCTCGCATGAATGTGCTCCCCACCCTGGCCCTCACCGTCGGCCTCCTCGCTCCGGCGCTGGCCCTGGCCGAGCCGCCGGCCTCCTCGTCCGAGGCTCCCACCCTCAAGGCCGGCACCTGCTCGGTCGAGGGATTGATGGGCTCCATCCGCCGTGGGCTCGGCTCGAAGTCCGAGGCCTACAAGCTCTACCTGCGCACGCTCCTGCGCGAGTCCGCCGTCAACCTGCCCCTCCCCGAGCTCCAGGCCGCCTTCGAGCGCGAGTACGACCCCGTCATGGTCGAGCACCTCGCGGCGGCCCTGGTGGCGCGCACCGAACGGGGCCTGGAGGACGAGGCGATGCAGGCCGTCGCGAAGCGCGCCCTGGAGGACAGGGACCCGAGCCTTCGCGCCGCCACGATCCGCGCGCTGCGGCGCACCGGCGCCCTGGAGCGCACGGGGGACATGTACGAGCGGCTGGTGAGAGATCCCTCGCCCGAGGTGCGCCAAGAGGCCGCGACCAACCTCGTCGAGGACAACCGGCATGTCTACGGCGGGCGCGACGCCCGGGCGGCGGACACCGCCGTGGCCGCGGCGGCGGCGGTGGCCTCCTCGGACCCGAAGGTGACGACGCAGATCCTCGGTCAGCTCATGACGGGGGAGATCAGCGCCGGGTCCGCCCGCACGCTCGAGCAGTTGCTGCGCAGCGACTCCGCGGAGATTCGCGCGGCGGCCTCCACCGCGCTCGGAGGCGTGCCCGTGGCGGAGATGACCAACGCCCGGCAGGCGCTGCTCGGCATGTACCGCGGCGAGCAGGACACGGCCGTGCGCAAGTCCATCCTCCAGAGCATCGCCCAGCTCGGCTTCGCCGGCGCGGTGCCCGAGCTCCAGCGGTTGCGCGGCGTCGACCCGAGCCTCGCGCCGGAGATCGACTCCTGGATTCGAGTCCTCAACATGAACCTTCAGGATTGGAGCCTGATCCAGAGGGAGAAGCAGCGGTTGCAGCAGGCTCGGTAG